CCCGACACCAGCGAGCACCGCCAGGACGAGCCCTACCGGCGCGCGCTCACCGGCGTCTACGCGCGCCTGGCCGCCACGCTCAAGAACCTGACCGGCGGCGACGCCGCGCGCCACGCCGTGGCGCCGCAGAACCCCTACGCCTCGGCCGGCGAGTTCCAGGCCGATCTGCGCACCATCGAGGACTCGCTGCTGGCGCACCATGGCGCCGCCATCGTCGCGCAACGCCTGCACCCGCTGCTGCGCGCGGTGGAAGTGTTCGGCTTCCACCTGGCCACGGTGGACCTGCGCCAGAGCTCCGACCAGCACGAGGTCGTGGTGGCCGAGCTGCTGGCCGCGGCCCGCATCGAGCCCAACTACGGCCAGCTGCAGGAAGCTGCCCGGCAGGCGCTGCTGGTCAAGCTGCTCAACGATGCCCGGCCGCTGCGCGTGGTGGGCGCCACCTATTCGGCGCTGGCGCAGGGCGAGATCGCGATCTTCGAGACCGCGAAGCGGCTGCGCGAGCGCTTTGGCGCGCAGGCCATCCGCCACTACATCATCAGCCACACCGAGACCGTGAGCGATCTGCTCGAGGTGCTGCTGCTGCAAAAAGAGGTGGGCCTGATGCACGGCACATTGGATGCGCCCGAGGCCACCCATGACCTGATCGTGGTGCCGCTGTTCGAGACCATCGAGGACCTGCGCAACGCCGCGCCCATCATGCGCGGCTTCTACGCCCTGCCCGGCGTGGCGCGGCTGGTGCAGCGCAGCGGCGCCGAGCAGGACATCATGCTCGGCTACAGCGACAGCAACAAGGACGGCGGCATCTTCACCAGCAACTGGGAGCTGTACCGCGCCGAGATCGCGCTGGTGGAGCTGTTCGACGAGCTCGCCAATTCGCACAACATCCAGCTGCGCATGTTCCACGGCCGCGGCGGCACCGTGGGCCGCGGCGGCGGCCCAAGCTACCAGGCCATCCTGGCGCAACCGCCCGGCACGGTGCGCGGCCAGATCCGCCTGACCGAGCAGGGCGAGGTGATCGGCTCCAAGTACGCCAACCCCGAGATCGGCCGGCGCAACCTGGAGACGCTGGTGGCCGCCACGCTGGAGGCCACGCTGCTGCAGCCGACCAAGCCCGCCACCAAGGCCTTCCTGGAAGCGGCGGCCCAGCTCTCGCAGGCCAGCATGGCGGCCTACCGCGCCCTGGTGTACGAGACGCCGGGCTTCAGCGACTATTTCTTCGGCTCCACGCCGATCCGCGAGATCGCCGAACTCAACATCGGCTCGCGCCCGGCCTCGCGCAAGGCCACGCAGAAGATCGAGGACCTGCGCGCCATCCCCTGGGGCTTCAGCTGGGGCCAGTGCCGCCTCACGCTGCCCGGCTGGTACGGCTTTGGCTCGGCAGTGGACGCTTTTTTGAACCAGAACGGCCCGCAGTCCAGGAAGGACGGTCTTTCCCTGCTACAAAAAATGTACCGCCAGTGGCCGTTCTTCCGCACGCTGCTGAGCAACATGGACATGGTGCTGGCCAAGAGCGACCTCGCGCTGGCCTCGCGCTATGCCGAGCTGGTGGGCGATGCGCGCCTGCGCAAGAAGGTCTTCACGGCCATCGAGGCCGAGTGGCACCGCACGGCCGATGCGCTGACGCTGATCACCGGCGACAAGCAGCGCCTGGCCCACAACAGCGCGCTGGCCCGCTCCATCCGCCACCGCTTTCCCTACATCGACCCGCTGCACCATCTGCAGGTGGAGCTGGTGCGCCGCTATCGCGGCGGACAAGGCGACGAGCGCGTGCAGACCGGGATCCACATCTCCATCAACGGCATCGCGGCGGGCTTGCGCAACACCGGCTGAGGCCGGGCACCGCCGGATTCAGGCCGGCGCGGCGGCGGCCACGCGGCGGTAGCGTTCGGGGTCGAACCGCAGGCCCACGCCGCGCAGCACCAGCCGGGTCACTTCCAGGCGCACCTTCTCGCGATCGATGGGCGCGTCATCGGGGCAGCGCGTGAAGTAACGCACCTGCACCTCGTAGTCGGCATAGTGCTGGGTCAGCGCCCAGATGTGGAACAGAAAGAAGAACGGGTCGATCGGGTCGATCCGGCCCTTGTGAACCCAGTTTTCGATGACCTTCACCGCGCTGTCCACCAGCGGCGTGCCCTCCTGCCAGATCTGGCGGATCACCGGCCCGCCGCGCATCACCTCGTTGCTGAACAGGCGCGAGATCTGGGGATAGTCGAAGGTGAAGTCCAGCTTGCGCCGGATCAGGCGCGTGATGGCGTCGCCCGGATCCACCCCTTCGTCCTCCTCGGCCAGCCCGATGTGGCCCCAGTGGCGCAGGGTCTTGCGCAGGATGGATTCGTAGAGCACTTCCTTGCTCTCGATGTAGTAGTGCAGCTGCTGCTTGGACATGCCCGCGCGCTCGGCAATGGCCTGGGTGGACGTGCCCTTCAGCCCGTGCTGGGAGAACTCGGCCAGCGCCGCGACGTAGATGACATCCATCATCTCCGCGCGCTTCTTCGCCAATGCACTGGCTCTCTGGTCTGACATGGCTACCCTCACCCTCCGTATGCTGCTTGCACTGAAACCCGGCGTCCGCGCCCGCCTGGGCGGCCGACGCGGCTGCGCGCCACTTTACACGCCTGCGCCGGTTCGCGGCCTTACTTCTTTACCAGCCTGGCGCGCACGTCCAGGCCCACGCCCTTGTTCACGAAGCGGTCCGTGGCCAGCGTCTTCATGTCCACGTCGCCGGGCTTGAACACGCCAGCTTTCACCATGTCATCGACATAGCGGTTGAGCCGCACGAGGTTCAGCGCGCCGATGCCCTTGGTCAGCGCATCGCCGGCGTCGATCATGCCCAGCTCCTGCAGTTTGGCGACTTCCTGGTCGAGCTTGTCGTCGGTCATCTCGGGGTTGTCGCGCCGGATCAGCGCGTAGGCGCCCTTTCGGTCGCCGTAGAGGTAGTTGTACCAGCCGATGGCCGAGGCGTCGATGAACTTCTGGATCAGCTCGGGGTTCTTCTCCACCATGTCGCGGCGGGCCTCGATCAGGTTGGCGTAGGCCTCCCAGCCGTTGTCGGCCAGCAGGAACACGTCGGTCTTCACGCCGTCCTTGGCCAGATACAGCGGCTCGGCGGTGGCGTAGGCCTGCTGCACCGATTTCTTGTCGGCCAGGAACGGCGCCATCGCGTAGTTGTAGGGCCGGTACTGCTCGTCCGAGAAGCCGTGGCGCGCCTTCATCCATTGCCAGAAGCTGAACTGGCTGGCCTTGGCCACGTACATGGTCTTGGCGTTGCGCAGGTCAGCAAAGTTCTTGTACTCGCCGGCATGCGCCATCAGCGCCGTCGGGTCCTTCTGCATGAAGGCGCCCACCAGGATGGTCGGCTGCTTGCTCTTGTTGGCATCCATCATGCCGATGGTGCCGATCGGGATCATCAGGTCGATCTTGCCCGTCAGCATCAGCGGCCGCGGGTTGGCCTGGGGGCCGCCCTGCATGATTTCCACGTCGAGGCCATAGCGCTTGTAGGTGCCGTCGGCCACCGCCTGGTAGAAGCCGCCATGGCTGCCCTGCGCCTTCCAGTTGGTGGCAAACACCACCTTCTGCTGGGCCTGCGCCATGCCGCCGGCCAGCAGCGCTGCGGCGGCCAGGCAGCCCAGCCCCGTGTTCCTCAGATGTCTCCAGATCATCGATGTCTCCTTGGGTTGGTAACGCAGTGCCGCACCGGCATCTGTCGTCTAGGGCCCGTTCGCACGATTGTTGCCAGTGCGAACGAGATGAAACGGCGCCCCTCCAGGCGCATCACACGGTGGCCAGCGTCTTGCCCGGGTTCATCAGGCCCAGGGGATCGACCTGGCGCTTGAACGCCACCTGGTCGGCGCTCATTTCCTTGCGGCCGCTTTTCTCCAGGATGTAGACATGCGGATTCATGACGGTGCAGCCGTCGCGCTCCAGCTCGCCCATGATCTCGTCCAGCCGCTCAGCATCGAGGTAGCGCACCAGCGGCAGGCCCGACAGCCGCGGCGCGCCCGCGAAGCGCGAGAACTCGTGGTGCATCAGCATCTCGTCGCCATAGCGCTCCATCTGGGCCTCGATCAGGCCGGCGTCGAACGGCGCCGGCACCACCATCTGCAGGTAGGTCCAGCCGCGGTCGGTCTTGAGCGCCTGCAGCGTGGTGTGGTTGTAGGCGCATTCGTGCACCGGCGGCAGCCCGGCGGCGGCCATCTCCGCCTCGGTCTTGCACAGCCCGCGCCGCCCACCCAGCGATGCAGCCAGCTCGAAGAACTTCTGCTCGTCGCGCGGGTTCACCAGCGCGAACATCGCATCGGCCGAACCGTCGAAGTGCGCAGACAGTTCGCTGTAGTACGGCGCGAAGCGCCTGTCCACGCCGCTGAGCAGGAACACGTCGATCTCGGAAGCCAGCACGGCCGCGCCGAAGCGCACCACGTCGCCATAGCGCGGGAACAGCGCGATGCAGTGCAGCCATGGCTCGGCCGGCACCAGGCCCAGCTCCAGCTCCGTGATGATGCCGTTGGTGCCCCAGGCGTGGTGCACCTTCTCGATGTCGGCGCCCGACAGGGTCAGCATGCGCGGCGACGCCTCGATCGTGGCCACCCGGATGGACCGGATCGTGCCCGACTCCTTGAGGATGCCGTGGCGCACCGAGCCGATGCCGGCCGAGCCGCCCGCGATGAAGCCGCCCACCGTGGCGATGCGCATCGTCGACGGGTAGATCATGAGCTGCTGGCCGGTCTCGCGCGCGGCGTCCAGTACCGCTTCCACGCGCGCACCAGCCTGGGCGCGCACCTGCCCCGGCGCCACCTCCAGCACACGGTTCATGCGTGTCATGTCCAGCACGATGCCGCCCTGCAGCGGCACGGCCTGGCCGTAGTTGCCCGTGCCGCCGCCGCGCACCGTCAGCGGCAGGCGGTGGCGCGCGGCCGCCGCGGCCACACGCAGCACCTGCGCCTCGCTGTCGGGCTGCACCACGATCTCGGCGCGGCAGTCCTTCAGCTGCTCGTCAAGCACCGGGCTGTACCAGTAGAAGTCGCGGGCCTTGAGGCGCAGGTCCTTGGCGTCGGTCAGGCAGGCGATGCCCTCGATGTCGCGTTGGAAAGCCGCCAGCGCCTGCGGGTGGACGGCGGTTCCAGCCGCCTGGGTGTCGTCAGTGTTCACGCTTGAGCTCGCTTTCATGCCAGTGGCCCAGCACCTTGCGCGACAGCCAGCTGCAAGCCAGGAAGATCACGATGCCGCACAGCGACACCAGCAGCAGCGCCGCGAACATGCGGGGAATTTCATTGCGGAAGCTCGCCTCCAGGATGCGCGAGGCCAGGCCGGTCTCCTTGCCGGCCGCGCCGGCCACGAACTCGGCCACCACCGCGCCGATCAGCGCCAGGCCGCCGGCCACCTTGAGCCCCGCCATGAAGTACGGCAGCGCCGAGGGCACGAGCAGGTAGCGAAAGCGCTGCCAGGGCGTGGCGCGGTACAGCGTGTAGAGGTCGCGCAGGTTGTGGTCGGCGCTGCGCAGGCCGATCACGGTGTTGGACAGGATCGGGAAGAACGCCACGATCCAGGCGCAGATCAGCAGCGCGGCCAGGGTGCTGTCCACGTAGATCATGATCAGCGGCGCGATCGCGATGATGGGCGTGACCTGCAGGACCACCGCGTACGGGAACAGGCTGATCTCCACGATGCGCGACAGCGCGAACAGCGTGCCGATGGCCACGCCACCCACCACGGCCAGCCCCAGCGCCATCAGCGTGAGCTTGGCCGTGAAGACCAGCGAACCCAGCAGAGAGGGAAAGCTCTCCCACAGCGTCTGCAGCACCAGGATCGGGCCCGGCAGGATGTACGGCGGCATCTTGTTGACGCGCACCACCAGCTCCCAGGCCACCAGCAGCGCCACCAGCACCAGCAGCGGCGCGATCACGCGCTGCCGGCGTTCGCTGCGCTCGCGCCGCAGCTGCGCGTCGTTGAGCGTGGGCAGGTCGTCGGGGGTTTCAGTGGTCGACATCGTTTTCTCCGAGCGTGCTGCGCAGGGCCTGGGACACGCGCACGCTGTACTCCGTGTACAGGGGCGAGGTGCGGAACGCCTCGGTCCGCGGATAGGGGGCGTCGATCCGGATGTCATCGACCACGCGGCCGGGCCGGGCCGCCATCACCACGATGCGGCTGGACAGGTACACCGACTCCCAGACGTTGTGCGTGACGAACATGACGGTGAGCTTGCGCTCCTGCCACAGCCGCAGCACGTCGTCGTTGAGCTTGGCGCGCGTCATCTCGTCGAGCGCGGCAAACGGCTCGTCCATCAGCAGCAGCTTGGGGTGCGTGACCATGGCGCGCGCGATCGACACGCGCATCTTCATGCCGCCCGACAGCTCGCGCGGGTACACGTCGGCAAACTTCGACAGCCCCACCAGGGCCAGCGCATCCTTCACGGCGGGCGTGGCCGCCGCGCGGTCGACGCCTGACAGCTTGAGCGGCAGATAGACGTTCTCGAACACCGTGGTCCAGGGCATCAGCGTGGGCTCCTGGAACACGAAGCTGATGTCCTGGCGCGCGGTGTCGCTGCCACCGTCGCGGTCCGGCCAACGGATCTCGCCGGACGACAGCGACAGCAGGCCCGCGATCATGCGCAGCGCCGTGCTCTTGCCGCAGCCCGAAGGGCCCAGCAGACTCACGAACTCGCCCTCGCCGACGTCGAGCGACATGTCGCGCAGCGCGACGGTGCCGTTGGAATAGCGCTTGTTGACATGGGCCAGCCGCACCAGCGGGTGCTGCCGGGCCGCGGATTCGGCGTGGGGCGCGGGCGTCATCGGGCGCGGCCTTTCAGGCAAACACCGGCTGCTGCGCCAGCCATTGCGGCGAGGTCTGGTGCACGTCGCGCAGCATCTCGATGAAATGCGTGGCGATGTGGTCGATCACGCGGTCGCCCTTCTCGGCGGTGGCGATGCTGGCATCGCCGCAGGCGCCATGGGGGTTCAGGTCCTGCACCTGCCAGCCGAGCTTGGCCCGCGCGTTGATGGAAAGATGGCGCGTGTCGCTCACCAGTTGTTCCGCGGAGGAGCGGAAGTTCTGCGCCTGCGCCATGTCCACCAGATCCGGTCGCAGGGCCAACAGCAGCGAGGTTTCCTTGTCGCCGGCATGGATGCCGTGCTGCGTCTCGGCGGCGCTGAACATGCCTGCGGGCGTGCCGAAGGAATAGGTGTTGGTGGCGATCACCATCATGTCGTGCTTCACGCGCAGGTCGCGCGCCACGATCTCGCCCACCATGCCCTGGCCGCCATGGCTGTTCAGGATGACGAGCTTGCGCACGCCGGCCGCCGCCACGCTGTCGCCGATCTCCATCCAGATACGGATCAGGGTCTCGATCGAGAATGTCAGCGTACCCGGGTAGCGGGAATGTTCGTTGCTCTTGCCGACGCGCTGCGTGGGCAGGAACAGCACCGGCAGGTCGTCGGGCAGGCGCCCGATGACACGGTCGATCACGCCTTCGACGATGGTGGTGTCCACCGACAGCGGCAGATGCGGGCCGTGCTGCTCGATGGCGGAAACCGGCAGCACCGCGATCAGGTTCTCACGGTCGAGCGCAGCGAATTCGCGGCAGGTGTATTCGGCCCATTGGCGCTTCATGGCGATGTCTCCTTCGTCCGGTGAACAGGTGTCTGATGAATGAAAATCACAGCAAATTTACTTATGGTCTGACCATTCGTAAAAATATATAGACAAGCCTCTGCGGCGACCAGTCCCCGTCGCCTGTTTTTGCTAGTGGATTACCCGGGGCCGCCCGGCAGGCGGGCCTCAGCCCGGCGCAGGCGCCTCGGCCCGATCCTGCACCATGCACAGCAAGGCATGGAGCGCTTCGAGCGAAGGCACGGCCACGCCATGCCGGCGCGCGGAGCGCACCACGTTGCCGATGATCGGATCGATCTCCAGGGCGCGCCCGTTCTCGTAGTCCAGCGCCATGCTGGTCTTGTAGGGCGTCATGGCGCGGGTGCTGCGGATGCTGCCCTCGATGACCTGCTCGTCCAT
This Variovorax terrae DNA region includes the following protein-coding sequences:
- a CDS encoding ABC transporter substrate-binding protein, which encodes MIWRHLRNTGLGCLAAAALLAGGMAQAQQKVVFATNWKAQGSHGGFYQAVADGTYKRYGLDVEIMQGGPQANPRPLMLTGKIDLMIPIGTIGMMDANKSKQPTILVGAFMQKDPTALMAHAGEYKNFADLRNAKTMYVAKASQFSFWQWMKARHGFSDEQYRPYNYAMAPFLADKKSVQQAYATAEPLYLAKDGVKTDVFLLADNGWEAYANLIEARRDMVEKNPELIQKFIDASAIGWYNYLYGDRKGAYALIRRDNPEMTDDKLDQEVAKLQELGMIDAGDALTKGIGALNLVRLNRYVDDMVKAGVFKPGDVDMKTLATDRFVNKGVGLDVRARLVKK
- a CDS encoding FAD-binding oxidoreductase — translated: MNTDDTQAAGTAVHPQALAAFQRDIEGIACLTDAKDLRLKARDFYWYSPVLDEQLKDCRAEIVVQPDSEAQVLRVAAAAARHRLPLTVRGGGTGNYGQAVPLQGGIVLDMTRMNRVLEVAPGQVRAQAGARVEAVLDAARETGQQLMIYPSTMRIATVGGFIAGGSAGIGSVRHGILKESGTIRSIRVATIEASPRMLTLSGADIEKVHHAWGTNGIITELELGLVPAEPWLHCIALFPRYGDVVRFGAAVLASEIDVFLLSGVDRRFAPYYSELSAHFDGSADAMFALVNPRDEQKFFELAASLGGRRGLCKTEAEMAAAGLPPVHECAYNHTTLQALKTDRGWTYLQMVVPAPFDAGLIEAQMERYGDEMLMHHEFSRFAGAPRLSGLPLVRYLDAERLDEIMGELERDGCTVMNPHVYILEKSGRKEMSADQVAFKRQVDPLGLMNPGKTLATV
- a CDS encoding ABC transporter ATP-binding protein codes for the protein MTPAPHAESAARQHPLVRLAHVNKRYSNGTVALRDMSLDVGEGEFVSLLGPSGCGKSTALRMIAGLLSLSSGEIRWPDRDGGSDTARQDISFVFQEPTLMPWTTVFENVYLPLKLSGVDRAAATPAVKDALALVGLSKFADVYPRELSGGMKMRVSIARAMVTHPKLLLMDEPFAALDEMTRAKLNDDVLRLWQERKLTVMFVTHNVWESVYLSSRIVVMAARPGRVVDDIRIDAPYPRTEAFRTSPLYTEYSVRVSQALRSTLGENDVDH
- the ppc gene encoding phosphoenolpyruvate carboxylase — its product is MEKPSTSTPSRRAKDNERPLVEDIRLLGRILGDVIREQEGVDAYELVEQIRKLSVAFRRDADQEADRALKKLLKGLSGDQTVSVIRAFTYFSHLANLAEDRHHIRRRAIHERAGDTQEGSIEVALSRLRWAGITPKTIARTLEQSYVSPVLTAHPTEVQRKSILDAERDIAQLLTARDEIKAHALPKDALAPRELAANEAQIRARVMQLWQTRLLRFSKLTVADEIENALSYYEATFLREIPKLYADLERELGHHPVHSFLRMGQWIGGDRDGNPNVSAQTLEYALGRQADVALRYYLTEVHYLGGELSLSARLVGVTPEMQALALRSPDTSEHRQDEPYRRALTGVYARLAATLKNLTGGDAARHAVAPQNPYASAGEFQADLRTIEDSLLAHHGAAIVAQRLHPLLRAVEVFGFHLATVDLRQSSDQHEVVVAELLAAARIEPNYGQLQEAARQALLVKLLNDARPLRVVGATYSALAQGEIAIFETAKRLRERFGAQAIRHYIISHTETVSDLLEVLLLQKEVGLMHGTLDAPEATHDLIVVPLFETIEDLRNAAPIMRGFYALPGVARLVQRSGAEQDIMLGYSDSNKDGGIFTSNWELYRAEIALVELFDELANSHNIQLRMFHGRGGTVGRGGGPSYQAILAQPPGTVRGQIRLTEQGEVIGSKYANPEIGRRNLETLVAATLEATLLQPTKPATKAFLEAAAQLSQASMAAYRALVYETPGFSDYFFGSTPIREIAELNIGSRPASRKATQKIEDLRAIPWGFSWGQCRLTLPGWYGFGSAVDAFLNQNGPQSRKDGLSLLQKMYRQWPFFRTLLSNMDMVLAKSDLALASRYAELVGDARLRKKVFTAIEAEWHRTADALTLITGDKQRLAHNSALARSIRHRFPYIDPLHHLQVELVRRYRGGQGDERVQTGIHISINGIAAGLRNTG
- a CDS encoding creatininase family protein, encoding MKRQWAEYTCREFAALDRENLIAVLPVSAIEQHGPHLPLSVDTTIVEGVIDRVIGRLPDDLPVLFLPTQRVGKSNEHSRYPGTLTFSIETLIRIWMEIGDSVAAAGVRKLVILNSHGGQGMVGEIVARDLRVKHDMMVIATNTYSFGTPAGMFSAAETQHGIHAGDKETSLLLALRPDLVDMAQAQNFRSSAEQLVSDTRHLSINARAKLGWQVQDLNPHGACGDASIATAEKGDRVIDHIATHFIEMLRDVHQTSPQWLAQQPVFA
- a CDS encoding TetR family transcriptional regulator C-terminal domain-containing protein, whose product is MSDQRASALAKKRAEMMDVIYVAALAEFSQHGLKGTSTQAIAERAGMSKQQLHYYIESKEVLYESILRKTLRHWGHIGLAEEDEGVDPGDAITRLIRRKLDFTFDYPQISRLFSNEVMRGGPVIRQIWQEGTPLVDSAVKVIENWVHKGRIDPIDPFFFLFHIWALTQHYADYEVQVRYFTRCPDDAPIDREKVRLEVTRLVLRGVGLRFDPERYRRVAAAAPA
- a CDS encoding ABC transporter permease, whose product is MSTTETPDDLPTLNDAQLRRERSERRQRVIAPLLVLVALLVAWELVVRVNKMPPYILPGPILVLQTLWESFPSLLGSLVFTAKLTLMALGLAVVGGVAIGTLFALSRIVEISLFPYAVVLQVTPIIAIAPLIMIYVDSTLAALLICAWIVAFFPILSNTVIGLRSADHNLRDLYTLYRATPWQRFRYLLVPSALPYFMAGLKVAGGLALIGAVVAEFVAGAAGKETGLASRILEASFRNEIPRMFAALLLVSLCGIVIFLACSWLSRKVLGHWHESELKREH